The DNA segment AACAAAAACCCCGGCATCGCTGCCGGGGTTTTTCGCCGTAGCGTCTGAGCGATAGCTTGGAAGACTTTCAACAGGCGAACACAGCGCCGCCGACGTTGGGGCGGGGGCGCTGAGGTCGAGACAGCTACCGCTTGTGGACTGCATAGGTCAGGTGAGTCACCCGCTGCGTCGGCTCCGCGCGGATCGGCTCCAGCGCCACGCGGCCCGCGTCCACGCCCTCGAACAGGCGGATTCCGGAGCCGAACAGCACGGGTGAGAGCGCGATCCCGAACTCGTCGATCAGGCCGGCGTTCACGTATTCCAGGATCGTTGCGCCGCCACCGGCGATGCGGACGTCCCGGTGGCCGGCAGCCTCGCGGGCCCGATCGAGCGCGGTCTTTATGCCGTCGTTGACGAAGTGGAAAATGGTCCCGCCCGGCCTCTCCCAGGGGTCGCGCTTCTCGTGCGTCACGACGAAGACCGGCGTATGGAACGGAGCCTCCTCCGGCCACATCCGCTCGCCGGCGTCGAACATGCGCTTGCCCATGACGCTCGCGCCGGTGCGCTCGAACGTCTCCCGCATGACGTCGTTGTCGCGCCCCTCCTCGCCACCCTCGCCGAGCTTCAGGGTCTCCCGGAAGAACCGCGTCGGGAATATCCACTGCTGCAGTTCCATCCATTGCTGCCCCATCAAGTCCTTGCTGGACTCGGGCGCGATAAACCCGTCCAGCGACATCGACACTTTGAAGAACACCTTTCCGGCCATCAGTCCTCTCCCTTCCGAACGATCTCGGTGACGTAGGCAGCCAGTTTGCTCAGGGTCTGCTGGCCGCCCTCGATCACGTGGTACTTCTCGACCAGCTCGTCGCGCATCTCTTTGGTGGGGAACACCGTGTGCATCTCAACCCGGGTCGCCGCGCCATCGGGCGTGAAGGTGAGGACCGACTCGAAGGCGTTCGGGTCGCCGCGCCGTTCACCGTGCAGCAGCGCGATCCGTTCCGGCGGCGAAATCTCAGTCCAGCAGATCCACTCCTGGTAGTCCGTTCCATCCGGTCCGTGCATCACGAAGTCCCACACGCCGCCGGCGCGGAACTCAAACGCCCGCGTGGTGGTGGTGAACCCCGTGGGTCCCCACCATCGCGACAGGTGCCGGACTTCGGTGAACGCCTCGAACACCAGCTCCCGTGGGGCGCTAATGATCCGCGAGATCACGATCTCGCGGTCGGCCGTCGCCGACTGCGCGTCCCATCCTTTTACTGCCATCGGTCACTTCTCCTTCCTTGCCTTCTTGAGGTCCTGCACGTACGCGTCCAGCCGGTTGAAGCTCTCGTTCCAGAACCGTTCGAACCCGCCGGTCCACTCGTGGACCGCCCGCAACTCGTAGGCGTCAAGGCTGTACAGGCGCTGCTTGCCTGCCTTGCGGTCCCGCACCAGCCCGACTTCGCGGAGCACCCGCAGGTGTTTGGACGTCCCCGGCTGGGTCATCCCTAGCTCTTCGGCCAACTCGGTCACCGGCAGCTCACCCGTCCGCAGCAGGACCAGGATCTCCCGGCGCTGCGGCTCGGCGATCGCGTTGAAGATATCCGACGTGGTCGCTGCTCGTGCCATGCGCTCATCATATACCGATATCGGAATATGTAAAGCCGGAGCAATCAGGCGGGTCACAAACAAAAACCCCGGCATCGCTGCCGGGGTTTTGCATTTTGTAGATCGCTGATGCGAATGGATCAGAAGTCCATGCCGCCCATGCCGCCGCCCGGAGGCATTGCGGGGCCGCCAGCGTTCTTCTTCGGCACTTCGGCGACCATGGCCTCGGTCGTGATCAGGAGCGCGGCTACGGAGGCAGCGTTCTGGATCGCGGCGCGGACCACCTTGGTCGGGTCGATGATGCCCTTGGTGACCAGGTTGCCGTATTCGCCGGTCTGGCTGTCGAAGCCGAACGCATACTGATCCTTTTCGAGGATCTTGCCGACGATGACGGAGCCGTCCTCGCCCGCGTTGATCGCGATCTGGCGAGCCGGCCAGGACAGCGCCTTGCGCACGATCTCGACGCCGGTCCTCTGGTCGTCGTTTGCGGTCTTGATGCGCTTGAGCTGCTCGGAAGCGCGCAGCAGGGCGACGCCGCCGCCCGGTACGATGCCTTCTTCAACAGCCGCACGGGTCGCATGCATCGCGTCATCCACGCGATCCTTGCGCTCCTTCACCTCGACCTCGGTCGCGCCACCGACGCGGATCACCGCGACGCCGCCGGCGAGCTTGGCTAGACGCTCCTGGAGCTTCTCACGGTCGTAGTCCGAGGTGGTTTCCTCAATCTGCGCCTTGATCTGGTTCACGCGCGCCTCGATGTCGACCTTCTTGCCGGCGCCGTTGACGATCGTGGTGTTTTCCTTGTCGATCATCACCTTCTTGGCGCGGCCAAGCATGTTCAGGGTGACGTTCTCGAGCTTGATGCCGAGGTCTTCCGAGATCGCCTGGCCGCCGGTCAGGATCGCGATGTCCTGCAGCATGGCCTTGCGGCGATCGCCGAAGCCCGGAGCCTTGACGGCCGCGACCTTCAGGCCGCCACGCAGACGGTTGACGACGAGGGTGGCGAGAGCTTCGCCTTCGACGTCTTCCGCGACGATGACGAGCGGCTTGCCGGTCTGCACCACGGCTTCGAGCAGCGGGAGCAGCTCGTTGAGCGAGGACAGCTTCTTCTCGTTGATCAGGATGTAGGCATCGTCCATCTCAACGCGCATCTTGTCGGCGTTGGTGACGAAGTAGGGCGAGATGTAGCCGCGGTCGAACTGCATGCCTTCGACGACATCGAGTTCGGTTTCCAGCGACTTGGCTTCCTCGACCGTGATCACGCCCTCGTTGCCGACCTTCTTCATGGCGTCGGAGAGGAACTTGCCGATCTCGGCGTCGCCGTTGGCCGAGATAGTGCCGACCTGGGCGATTTCCTCGTTCGAGGTGACCTTCTTGGAGTTCTTGACGAGGTCCGCAACGACGGCTTCGACCGCGAGGTCGATACCGCGCTTCAGATCCATCGGGTTCATGCCGGCGGCAACCGACTTGGCGCCTTCGCGAACGATCGCAGCGGCAAGAACCGTTGCGGTGGTGGTGCCGTCGCCGGCCGCGTCAGCGGACTTGGAGGCGACTTCGCGCACCATCTGGGCGCCCATGTTCTCGAACTTGTCCTCAAGCTCGATTTCCTTGGCGACAGTGACGCCGTCCTTGGTGATGCGGGGCGCGCCGAACGACTTGTCGAGCACGACGTTGCGGCCCTTCGGGCCGAGCGTCACCTTGACGGCGTTGGCGAGGATATCGACGCCGCGCAGCATGCGGTCGCGGGCGTCGACGCCGAATTTTACTTCTTTGGCTGACATTGATTGTTTCCTTGGAATCTAGGGAAGGGGAACGACGCTTAAGCGGCTTTCTTCTTGCTGGCGGGGACGTCGGTCAGGACGCCCATGATGTCGCTCTCCTTCATGATCAGGAGATCTTCGCCATCGATCTTGACCTCGGTGCCCGACCACTTGCCGAACAGGACGCGGTCGCCGACCTTGATGTCGATCGGGATCAGCTTGCCGGCTTCGTCGCGGCCGCCGGGGCCGACAGCGGTGACTTCACCCTGGGAGGGCTTTTCCTTGGCCGTGTCGGGAATGATGATGCCGCCTGCGGTCTTCTCTTCGGCGTCGATGCGCTTGACCACGACGCGGTCGTGAAGCGGACGGAATTTCATGCAGTCCTCCTAAGTTTCTGAAGATGTTTGCGAATTTTGCAAAATTGGCAATCGCCGCCGACGAGTGCCAGCGGGCAAAATGGAGATAGTCCAGAGCGTTAAGGGAGACAAGAGGCGATAGCAGAAAAATTGGCACTCAAATAGGGCACGTGCCAGTTTTCGCGCTCATCGTTAACGCGACCGGGTTCGGGCCGCGCCGCGCTATTAGCAGCCTCTCTAAGTGGCTGCTAATGCAGACTTTTTCAACACATCGTTAAACATTTAAGCTTGTGATGGGTTGTTCGCGTGCGTCACATTTCTCTGATGTGAGTGCATCTCGACTCAAGGTGGCGGCCTGCCATCCGGGCTCACGCCACCGCGGCCAGTGCACTCTCGCAAATGGAGGGTTGGCATGGTCTCGCGGGTTGGCGTTTCCGAAGACTTCCGGAAACAAGTGCTGGGTTACGGGCTGACGACGGCGGAAATTCTCTATCGGATGCCGGATCATCCATCGCTGCTACAGAGCTACGTCTGGCAGAACTACGACCTGTTTCCGAAATTTCCGGCGCTGAGCGACTTCCTCCATTTCTGGCAAACCAAGCTCGAGGGGCCGCTTTATTCGGTTCGCGTCGCCCACTCCAAGCTGATCAAGCCCGCCGAACTTCGCGCCGTCGACGGCGTGTTCCGCCTGCATTGATTGGGAATGCGTGGCCACGGCGTTCCCCGGACGCTGCGCAGCGCGCTAGCGGTGGGCTGCTGATCCGGGGCCCATCTAACTAGGTTCCGGCTCTGCGGAGCGGCACTGACGCGCCGCACCGCGTCCGGGACACGAGATGGCAGGTTGCGCTTCGCTAAACCATCTTACGAAGCTGTGATACGCTTCGCTTTCCTGATTTGTCGGGAAGGGAGCAATCATGGCCAAAAAGAAATCGAAGAAGCCGGCCGCGCGCGCGACCGCCAAATCGCGTGCAGCGGCGAAGACATCGGCGCGCAAGAAATCGTCAACTCGAAAGGTTGTCGCCAAGTCGAACGCCAAGTCGAACGCGCGGCGAAAATTGAAGAGCAAGGGCAGGGCGGCGGCGCCGGTCAAGCGCGCGCGACCGAAGCAGCATGTCGCCATCAGCCATCACCGCGACGAGGACTTCAAATCCGACGGGCTGCGCGCCTATGCGCAATATCGCGACCTCGGCGTGGTCGAAGCCAGCGGTGGCGTGGCGCGGGCGCATGTCATCCGCCTGATCGGCCCGTGCGATCCGAACGAAGTGTCAAAGCTGCACTTCCACGACGTCGATTTCCAGATGGTCTACGTGCTCAAGGGTTGGGTGAAGACCTACATGGAAGGTGTTGGCGAAACGACGTTCCAGATCGGCAGCTCCTGGACCCAGCCGCCGCGCATCAAGCACCTGATCATGGACTATTCCGACGACGTCGAATTGCTGGAAGTGATCCTGCCGGCCGACTTCAAGACCGTCGAACTGGCGGCGTGATTCCTCGCTTGCGCGTTTGAACCGGTCGACGGCGTCCTGCGACGAACAGCGGAAGGAAGCCAGCGTGCGCCGTGCACGGCCTGGTTTATCGATGGGGCGCTCTTGAAAATTTCATCCACGATCCTCGCCGTTGCGGTTGGCCTGAACTGCGCGGCCGCCATGGCACAGCAACAACAATCGCCGCCTCCCGATCTTGGCCTGCACGAGATCGCGGATTCCGACATGGATCGTTACATCGCCAAGTCCAACGGCGTTGTCGGCCTCCTGAACGCTTCGCTACGCGGCAAGGAATCCTGGAACAGATATCTCAGCTGGGTCGACGTGAAGCGCGGCCCGACCGGCAAGGAGCGCATCATCTACGGCCTGTACTCGGTCGGATCGTCGGCCAAGGACGCGATAGAGAAGGCGCGCAAGGCGGCGGGCGACAAGCCGGCGATCCCTGCACTCGACGATGCAACCAGGCAGCTCGCCTCGGCCTTCGAAGCGCTGATTCCGATCCTGAACGAAGCGGAAGCCTATTACGATCGCAAGGATTACCTTTCCGACAACATGGCAGGAGGCAAGGCGCTGCACGAAAAAATGGTTCCGGCGGTAACGGCGTTTCTCGCGGCACGCGCCACGACCGACGCACTGCAGGAGCAGTTCAAGGACATGCTCGACCGCGAGCAGCTGGCGAAGATCGAAAAGGCCGAAGGCAGGAGCGTGCGCTGGCAGGTGCGAAACACCATGACGCTGGCGAAGAAGGCGGTCGACTTGATGCCGTCGAACCCGAAAGGCGGCGCCGACCTCCAGCAGTTCGATGCGGCGCTTGCGACTCTCGGCAACGCGGTGCGCGACTTCGATACGGCGGTCCGTGAGTCCGGAAAATCAACGTCGATCGACTCGTATCCGCGCGACATTCTCGGCAAATTGCGCGAGATGCGCGACAACATCGCCAAGGGCCGCGCCGACAACATGACGTATTCGATGGACTATAATGGCGTCATCCAGCGCTATAACATGATGGTGACGCTGTCGAACGCGTTCCATTGACCGCGTAACGCTGTCACGTCAGCACGCCGACGATTGCGCCCATCAGGCAGGTCGTCAGCGTGCCCGAGACGATCGATTTGAGCCCGAGCGAGTTGATCTCGGCGCGGCGCTCGGGCGCCATGACGCCGAGGCCGCCGACCATGATGCCAAGGCTGCCGAAATTGGCGAAGCCGCACATCGCATAGAGCATGATCAGGCGCGAGCGCGGGTCGAGCGTGCCGGCCGGCAATTTCGAGAAGTCGACATAGGCGATGAGTTCGTTGAGCACGGTCTTCGTGCCCATGAGACTGCCGGCAGGCACGGCTTGCGGCCACGGCAGTCCCATCAGCCAGCATACCGGCGCCATGATATAGCCGAGCAGGCGTTGCAGCGTGATCGCGCCGCCGAGTTCGGGCAGAAGGGCGAGAATGCTGTTTGCCAGATGGACCAGCGCCACCAGTACGATCAGCATCGCGATGATGTTGATCAGGAGTTCGATTCCGGACGTCGTGCCCTTGACGATCGCGTCCATCGTCGACGTCGCGTGCAGGTCGGGATCTTCGGTGAGGCGCGGATCGCCCGCCGTGCCACCGGTTTTCACGTCGCGCGTTTCCGGCACCATGATCAGGCTGACCAGGATGGCGGCGGGCGCGCCCATGACCGAGGCGATCACGAAGTGCCCGGCAGCATCCGGAATCAACGGCGAGAGCAGCGTGGCGTAGAGCACCAGCACGGTGCCGGCGATGCCGGCCATGCCCCCGGTCATCACCAGGAATAATTCGCTGCGGGTGAGCTGGGCGATATACGGGCGGATGAACAGCGGCGCTTCCACCATGCCGAGGAAGATATTGGCGGCGGTGGAGAGACCGACCGCGCCGCCGATCCCAAGCGTGCGTTCGAGCGCGACAGCCATACCGCGGACGATCGGCGGCAGGACGCGCCAGTAGAACAGCAGCGTGGTCAGGACGCTCATCAACAGCACGATCGGCAGCGCCTGAAACGCCAGGATGAAATCGGCGCCCGGCGATTTCAGATCGAACGGCAGCGCGCCGCCGCCGAGATAGCCGAACACGAACGACGTGCCCGCGCGCGAGGCGGAAGCGATGGCGCCGACCGCATCGTTGATCGCGCCGAACAGGTGGGCCACGAAGGGCAGCTTGATCAGAACGACCGCGGTCGCAAAGGTAACCACGAGGCCAACGATCGCCTGCCGCAGCGACACGCTACGGCGATTCTCGCCAAGCACCCAGGCGAGCGCGAGCAGCGCGACCACGCCGAACGCCGATTGCAGTTGCAGCATGTGTCCCCCAAGTCCCAGCCGCCCTCATGGTGAGGAGGCGCGAATGCGCCGTCTCGAACCATGAGGCCCCATCCTTCGAGACGCCGCTTGCGTGGCTCCTCAGGATGAGGGAAGCGAGCAACCCCACCAAATATGGCAGCGTTGCGCTTTGTGGTGCAATGCCATGCAAGGCTTGTTCCCAGCCGGAAGTTGACTTTGGCGCCGCCAGCGGCCACCGATAGCCGTCATGTCTACGATTTCGCCGGTAAGTGCCGGGACACTTCTCCGACTTCCCTCATTCCTTTTCTTCCTGCTGTCGCGAAGCCTGACGCGATTTGCTAGCCAGATCGGCGCGGTGGCGATCGGCTGGCAGATCTATGACCTTACCGGCAGCGCCTTCGATCTCGGCATGGTCGGGCTGGTGCAGTTCCTGCCCACCGCGCTCCTGGTGTTCGTCGCGGGCCAAACCGCCGACCGGTTCGAGCGCAAGCGCGTGGTGCAGTTGTGTCAGCTCGCGGAGGCCGCCACCGCGCTGTTCCTGTGCTGGGGCTCCTATGGCGGCTGGCTCACCGAGGTGCACATCTTCATCGCGACCTTCGTGCTCGGCATGGCGGGCGCGTTCGAAAGCCCGACGATTTCGGCGCTGCTGCCGCTGATCGCGCCGCAGGGCTCGCTGCAACGCGCGACCGCGTTGTCGAGTGCGGCGGCTCAGGTCGCGACCATCACGGGTCCCGCGCTCGGCGGGATCGCTTACGCGTTCGCGCCAGGTTTGCCCTACGGCATCATGCTGGCGTTCTGGCTTCTCTCCGCGCTGTTGACCGGCGGCATCCGGACCACCGAGCCGGAGCCGGCCAAGGACGCTGCGACGGCCGATGATGTCTTTGCCGGCGTTCGTTTCATCAGAAACAATCCCGCCATTCTCGGCACCATATCGCTCGACCTGTTTGCGGTGCTGTTCGGCGGCGTGACCGCGCTGTTGCCGATCTATGCGCGCGATATCCTCAATGCCGGTCCGTCCGGCCTCGGCATCCTGCGCGCGGCGCCCGCCGTTGGCGCGCTGCTGATGACCACGATTCTGGCGCGCCACGCCATCGACCGCCGCGTCGGCATGCGCATGTTCCAGTCGGTGATCGTGTTCGGCGTTGCGACCGTCGTATTCGCACTGTCGCACTGGATCTGGCTGTCGGTGCTGGCGCTCGCCGTTCTCGGTGCGGCCGATACCATCAGCGTCGTGATCCGCTTCTCGCTGGTGCAACTGGCGACGCCGAACGAAATGCGCGGCCGCGTCGGCGCCGTGAACTTCCTGTTCATCAACGCCTCGAACTATCTCGGCCAGTTCGAGAGCGGCGTGGCCGCGGCGCTGCTCGGTACGGTGGCGTCCGCCGTGCTCGGCGGCGTTGCCACGGTTGCGATTGCGCTGATCTGGATGAGGCTGTTCCCGTCGCTGCGCGATGTCGAACGGCTGGAGTAGGGGCGCGACTTACTTCCGCACGCGCCACACGGCGATCTTGTCGTTCGGATCGAGATGCAGCCGCTCGAGGAAGTCGGGCGGGTCGCCGCGGGCGAGCCGCGCCTCCAGTCCTTCCGGCGCGAGCTTGATGATGTTCGCGTCGGGCGTTGCCGAACAGGTGACGACGTAGTCGACGTGGCGATCCGATAATATCTGCCGCGCCGCGGGCGGCGGCGCCAGCATCAATCTGATCAGGGCGGTCATGCCGTCGTTGTTGCGGTGATAGGGGCCTGCAAAAACCTCGTGATTGGTCTCGACGAGAATCGCGGGTCCGAGATCGACCGGCGCCATCACGCGTCCCTTCGGAAGCTCTTTCAGCGAGGCGACGTCCGACAGGGTCTGACACGGCGACAGGCCGCCGATGGGCTCGGGCTTGAAGATCACATCCATCAGCGGCTTGGCCGACAGCCCCGCGAGGGCAAGGCTGAACGGTGAGACGATGGCGGATAAGATCACCAGGTTTCGCACCGAAGCAAATTTCGGCCACAGCACCGCGAGGCTGGCGGCAAAGAGCGGCGCGGCCACCATCGAGGCGGCGGCGGCGCCCCGCATCTGGAACAGACTGAATCCGATCAGCGCGGCGAGCGGGGCGATGCCGACGCTCCAGCGAAACCGTTCAGAAGCAGCCGAGCGGATCAGCGCGAGGACGGCGAAGCCCAGCGTCAGAACCGGAAACACGTAGTAGCCTGGAACTTTCTCCGGAAACAGTTGCAGCATCCGGGGCAATGAGATCGCTTCGGCGATATTATTGACCCACAACGTGATGACGATCGGGTCGAGATGCGCGAAGGGCGGCGCGATGCATCCTGAGAACAACACGAGGAACGCGCCGATCAGAACGGTTGCCAACGCCGCTGCGCTGACGATACGCATCAGGAGCGTCCGGAAATAGCGATCGATGCCGACCATCAGCAGAAGACTGATACCGCCGCCGGCGGTCAACAGCACGACCGGGGCGCCGAAGGCGTCGCACGCCTGGGTGGTCCACGACGACGAGGGCAGCAATGCCGGCGCGAGCAACAGCGAAGATGCCGCAAGCCCCGCGCCAAAGGCGCCGGCCTGCCGCGCGACCGGCGCGCCACGCCATACAAAAAGGCCGAACACCGCAACGCCGACGGCCCCGATGGCCGGCAGCATCTCGATCCCGATCGCAAGCGACAGTGATCCGGTCAATCCACACAGCGCGGCCTTGACGACGTTGCTCTCGATCTGCGCCGCCAACAGGATCATGGCGAGCAACAAATCGATCTGCGCGTTGTGATGATCGATCGCGCCTGGCCGGAAATGGACCAGGGCCGGGAGGCAAAGCACGGCCAGCACCACCGCCGGGATCACCGGGATAAAACTGTTGGTCATTTGCCTGGCGATGGCGGCGACCAGCGCGAGAGCAACGGCAAATAACAGCGCGGGCCAGACATAGAGTGTCACGGCTTCGGTGCTGTGCATTCCCACCAGCGGCTTCAGCAGCAGGATCAACGCGGCCAACGGCGCATCGATCAGCCGCGACCAGTGCATCGACGTGCCGCCCGGCGGATCCATGCGATGCTGGAACAGGTCGAACCAGCCCTGGCCGCCGATGAGGTCGCGGACCTCGACGAGCCGCATGGCGTCATCCGTGGACAGCGCATCGAACACGCCGCCCTTGATCGCGGGCAGCGCGAGCCAGACCGATCCGGCCAGGAAGAGCAACGCGATCCAGAAGTCTGGATGCAGGCCGCCTTGTTCCTTTGGCGGCGCGTGGGCTGAGGTCAAGCTGAGGTCCGACATGGTTTCCGTATCGCTAACACCGGCCGAAGGCTAGTGATCGCGGTCACGTCGGGCAGCGACCTGGTAAGAGGGCTAGCCCCGTCCCACGAACGGCATCTTGCTTGCCATGACTGTCATGAACAGGACGTTAGCATCGAGCGGCAGGCCGGCCATATAGGCGACCGCATCGCCGACGGCCTTCGAGTCCATGCGCGGTTCCGGCATCTTGCGGCCGTCCGGCTGCAACACACCGTCAACCATACGGTCGGTCATGGGGGTTGCGGCATTGCCGATGTCGATCTGGCCGACCGCGATGTCGTAGGCGCGGCCGTCGAGATTGGTTGCCTTGGTCAGGCCGGTGATGGCGTGCTTGGTGGACGTATAGGGCGCCGAGAACGGCCGCGGCGCATGCGCCGAAATCGAACCGTTGTTGATGATGCGGCCGCCGCGCGGGGTCTGGTCCTTCATGATGCGGAAGGCGTGCTGCGTGCAAAGGAATGCGGCGGTGAGGTTGGTGTCGACCACCGCCTGCCACTGCGCAAGCGTCAGATCCTCAAACGGCATCGCCGGCGTTCCCATGCCGGCATTGTTGAAGAGCAGATCAAGCCGGCCATGGGTCTCCATCACCTTGGCGAACAGGGCGGCGATCGAGCCGGCGTCGGTCATGTCGGCGGGGACGACGAGGGCCTTGCCGGCGGGGCCGAGGCTCTGGGTTTCCTCGAGCTTCTCCTTGCGCCGTCCGGCGAGCGCGACCGTGAAGCCGGCATGCATCAACGCCAGCGAAGCGGCGCGGCCGACGCCGGTGCCGGCTCCGGTGACGATGGCGATCTTGTTTTTCTCGGTCATTGTTTCCTGCCTTTATAGGTTCGGTGTTTTTTAGGTCTTCGGTGTTTCGGTCTTGTAGGGTGGCCGCGGGATATTCTGGTGCGCGGCGCGTAACGCAGCCGACCAGCGCGAACGCAAATCATGGAAGTAGGGCTCGCCCGCTTCGATGCGGTGGTTGAGGTCGGCGTCGCAGACGTCGGTGCGCACCACCAGAACGTCGATCGGAAGACCGACGCCGAGATTGGAGCGCATGGTCGAATCCATCGAGATCAGGCTGGTCTTCAGCGCCTCATACAGTTCGACGTCATAATGCATGGCGCGGTCGAGCACCGGCTTGCCGTATTTGTGCTCGCCGATTTGCAGGTAAGGCGTGTCGGTGGTGCATTCGATGAAGTTGC comes from the Bradyrhizobium erythrophlei genome and includes:
- a CDS encoding SRPBCC family protein, with the translated sequence MAVKGWDAQSATADREIVISRIISAPRELVFEAFTEVRHLSRWWGPTGFTTTTRAFEFRAGGVWDFVMHGPDGTDYQEWICWTEISPPERIALLHGERRGDPNAFESVLTFTPDGAATRVEMHTVFPTKEMRDELVEKYHVIEGGQQTLSKLAAYVTEIVRKGED
- a CDS encoding dihydrofolate reductase family protein, which encodes MAGKVFFKVSMSLDGFIAPESSKDLMGQQWMELQQWIFPTRFFRETLKLGEGGEEGRDNDVMRETFERTGASVMGKRMFDAGERMWPEEAPFHTPVFVVTHEKRDPWERPGGTIFHFVNDGIKTALDRAREAAGHRDVRIAGGGATILEYVNAGLIDEFGIALSPVLFGSGIRLFEGVDAGRVALEPIRAEPTQRVTHLTYAVHKR
- a CDS encoding SDR family oxidoreductase yields the protein MTEKNKIAIVTGAGTGVGRAASLALMHAGFTVALAGRRKEKLEETQSLGPAGKALVVPADMTDAGSIAALFAKVMETHGRLDLLFNNAGMGTPAMPFEDLTLAQWQAVVDTNLTAAFLCTQHAFRIMKDQTPRGGRIINNGSISAHAPRPFSAPYTSTKHAITGLTKATNLDGRAYDIAVGQIDIGNAATPMTDRMVDGVLQPDGRKMPEPRMDSKAVGDAVAYMAGLPLDANVLFMTVMASKMPFVGRG
- the groL gene encoding chaperonin GroEL (60 kDa chaperone family; promotes refolding of misfolded polypeptides especially under stressful conditions; forms two stacked rings of heptamers to form a barrel-shaped 14mer; ends can be capped by GroES; misfolded proteins enter the barrel where they are refolded when GroES binds) — protein: MSAKEVKFGVDARDRMLRGVDILANAVKVTLGPKGRNVVLDKSFGAPRITKDGVTVAKEIELEDKFENMGAQMVREVASKSADAAGDGTTTATVLAAAIVREGAKSVAAGMNPMDLKRGIDLAVEAVVADLVKNSKKVTSNEEIAQVGTISANGDAEIGKFLSDAMKKVGNEGVITVEEAKSLETELDVVEGMQFDRGYISPYFVTNADKMRVEMDDAYILINEKKLSSLNELLPLLEAVVQTGKPLVIVAEDVEGEALATLVVNRLRGGLKVAAVKAPGFGDRRKAMLQDIAILTGGQAISEDLGIKLENVTLNMLGRAKKVMIDKENTTIVNGAGKKVDIEARVNQIKAQIEETTSDYDREKLQERLAKLAGGVAVIRVGGATEVEVKERKDRVDDAMHATRAAVEEGIVPGGGVALLRASEQLKRIKTANDDQRTGVEIVRKALSWPARQIAINAGEDGSVIVGKILEKDQYAFGFDSQTGEYGNLVTKGIIDPTKVVRAAIQNAASVAALLITTEAMVAEVPKKNAGGPAMPPGGGMGGMDF
- a CDS encoding MFS transporter — translated: MSTISPVSAGTLLRLPSFLFFLLSRSLTRFASQIGAVAIGWQIYDLTGSAFDLGMVGLVQFLPTALLVFVAGQTADRFERKRVVQLCQLAEAATALFLCWGSYGGWLTEVHIFIATFVLGMAGAFESPTISALLPLIAPQGSLQRATALSSAAAQVATITGPALGGIAYAFAPGLPYGIMLAFWLLSALLTGGIRTTEPEPAKDAATADDVFAGVRFIRNNPAILGTISLDLFAVLFGGVTALLPIYARDILNAGPSGLGILRAAPAVGALLMTTILARHAIDRRVGMRMFQSVIVFGVATVVFALSHWIWLSVLALAVLGAADTISVVIRFSLVQLATPNEMRGRVGAVNFLFINASNYLGQFESGVAAALLGTVASAVLGGVATVAIALIWMRLFPSLRDVERLE
- a CDS encoding usg protein, producing MVSRVGVSEDFRKQVLGYGLTTAEILYRMPDHPSLLQSYVWQNYDLFPKFPALSDFLHFWQTKLEGPLYSVRVAHSKLIKPAELRAVDGVFRLH
- a CDS encoding NupC/NupG family nucleoside CNT transporter, yielding MLQLQSAFGVVALLALAWVLGENRRSVSLRQAIVGLVVTFATAVVLIKLPFVAHLFGAINDAVGAIASASRAGTSFVFGYLGGGALPFDLKSPGADFILAFQALPIVLLMSVLTTLLFYWRVLPPIVRGMAVALERTLGIGGAVGLSTAANIFLGMVEAPLFIRPYIAQLTRSELFLVMTGGMAGIAGTVLVLYATLLSPLIPDAAGHFVIASVMGAPAAILVSLIMVPETRDVKTGGTAGDPRLTEDPDLHATSTMDAIVKGTTSGIELLINIIAMLIVLVALVHLANSILALLPELGGAITLQRLLGYIMAPVCWLMGLPWPQAVPAGSLMGTKTVLNELIAYVDFSKLPAGTLDPRSRLIMLYAMCGFANFGSLGIMVGGLGVMAPERRAEINSLGLKSIVSGTLTTCLMGAIVGVLT
- a CDS encoding cupin domain-containing protein; its protein translation is MAKKKSKKPAARATAKSRAAAKTSARKKSSTRKVVAKSNAKSNARRKLKSKGRAAAPVKRARPKQHVAISHHRDEDFKSDGLRAYAQYRDLGVVEASGGVARAHVIRLIGPCDPNEVSKLHFHDVDFQMVYVLKGWVKTYMEGVGETTFQIGSSWTQPPRIKHLIMDYSDDVELLEVILPADFKTVELAA
- a CDS encoding co-chaperone GroES gives rise to the protein MKFRPLHDRVVVKRIDAEEKTAGGIIIPDTAKEKPSQGEVTAVGPGGRDEAGKLIPIDIKVGDRVLFGKWSGTEVKIDGEDLLIMKESDIMGVLTDVPASKKKAA
- a CDS encoding ArsR/SmtB family transcription factor — encoded protein: MTRLIAPALHIPISVYDERMARAATTSDIFNAIAEPQRREILVLLRTGELPVTELAEELGMTQPGTSKHLRVLREVGLVRDRKAGKQRLYSLDAYELRAVHEWTGGFERFWNESFNRLDAYVQDLKKARKEK
- a CDS encoding YiiG family protein; its protein translation is MKISSTILAVAVGLNCAAAMAQQQQSPPPDLGLHEIADSDMDRYIAKSNGVVGLLNASLRGKESWNRYLSWVDVKRGPTGKERIIYGLYSVGSSAKDAIEKARKAAGDKPAIPALDDATRQLASAFEALIPILNEAEAYYDRKDYLSDNMAGGKALHEKMVPAVTAFLAARATTDALQEQFKDMLDREQLAKIEKAEGRSVRWQVRNTMTLAKKAVDLMPSNPKGGADLQQFDAALATLGNAVRDFDTAVRESGKSTSIDSYPRDILGKLREMRDNIAKGRADNMTYSMDYNGVIQRYNMMVTLSNAFH